Sequence from the Qipengyuania gaetbuli genome:
TTCCGGTCACCGAGGACCATTACGCCGTGAATGCCGAGGCCGGTGACACGCTGGCTGCGGCCCTGAAGGACGGTCGCCTCTTCCTGCTCGACTACGAGCTGATCGGCGATACGGTCGAGGACAATACGAACCCCATCCTCGGGGAGCGCAAGTACACACCCGCTCCGATTGCCCTGTTCGCCGTGCCGCCAACCGGCGGGTCCCTGCGCCCTGTCGCGATACAGGTAGGGCAGGATCCGGCAAATTTCTCGATTTCCACCCCCGCCGACGGTTGGGCGTGGCAGAAGGCGAAGACCGCAGTGCAGGTCGCCGATGCGAACTATCACGAGCTGGTCTGCCATCTTGGCCAGACGCATCTCATCATGGAGGCGGCGGCGCTGGCGACGAAGCGCAACTTGTCTGAGCGGCACCCGCTCTACAAGCTGCTGATGCCGCATTTCGAAGGCACGCTGGCGATCAACAATTCGGCCGCCCATTCCATGCTGGCGCCGGGCGGCGTGATCGACCTGTCCTTCGGCGGCACGCTGGAAAGCATGATCCGGCTCGCCGGGCGGGCCGTGTCGGAATACGACTTCCATGCCGCCATGCCGCCGGCCGATTTCGCGCGGCGCAAGATCGGTCCGGAAGGGCGGCTCGTCGACTACCCCTATCGTGACGATGCCCTGCGCCTGTGGGATGCCATCGGCGACTGGGCGCGGTCCTATGTCGATTATTACTATCGCAGCGATGCGGACGTCGCTGCCGACGACGAACTCGGGGCCTGGTCGAAGACGCTTTCGTCGCCTCTGTCGGAAGGCGGGATCGGGGGTTTCACGCCGATCACCAACCGCGCCGACCTGCGCAAGGCGCTGGCCATGATCATGTTCACCGCCAGCGCGCAGCACGCGGCAGTCAATTTCACCCAGTGGGCGGACATGTCCTATTCACCCGCGCTTGCCGGAGCGCTGTGGGCGGAATGGAAGGAGGGGGACGCGACCGAGCAGGACTGGCTCGATCTCCTGCCCCCGCTCCAGTTCGGGGAGTTGCAGGCCGAGTTCCTCTCGCTTCTCGGCGGCGTCCACCACACCCATCTGGGCGAATACAAGTC
This genomic interval carries:
- a CDS encoding lipoxygenase family protein, which encodes MGDTATLPQHDPDRQKRSADLAVAQARYAISYDIVPGIPMVAQVPEEATPSKEWTLRTLLPLKNILANVVANRCIEEEHDVENAFEKQVAKGLSFTNLIKGFGAGIEKVGELLDHLGEDASHSLMKKVLRGQHITGHHDATASSPWMSPLTPHGRPKSIQCYDDLYREVARPPVMEKWQDDGWFAQMRVAGQNPMLIKGVDDLPAKFPVTEDHYAVNAEAGDTLAAALKDGRLFLLDYELIGDTVEDNTNPILGERKYTPAPIALFAVPPTGGSLRPVAIQVGQDPANFSISTPADGWAWQKAKTAVQVADANYHELVCHLGQTHLIMEAAALATKRNLSERHPLYKLLMPHFEGTLAINNSAAHSMLAPGGVIDLSFGGTLESMIRLAGRAVSEYDFHAAMPPADFARRKIGPEGRLVDYPYRDDALRLWDAIGDWARSYVDYYYRSDADVAADDELGAWSKTLSSPLSEGGIGGFTPITNRADLRKALAMIMFTASAQHAAVNFTQWADMSYSPALAGALWAEWKEGDATEQDWLDLLPPLQFGELQAEFLSLLGGVHHTHLGEYKSNSFPYSDMITEPEIVEGALAVFQARLKEIEIQIARENRDLVTRSAPYVYLLPSKVPASINI